From a single Vibrio toranzoniae genomic region:
- a CDS encoding DNA ligase, whose product MRLTKLAIATLWACSLSSHSYNLPPENLVLANTYQQGINVSEYWKSEKLDGIRALWDGNHLYTRNGNQIYAPTWFTEQLPKVRLEGELWAGRGKFHLVQSTVLDHTPSDTAWREIKFMLFDMPGAAGDYQKRYYNILHWVSLIDESHVGYIEHVPIKNEKALFHQLDNIDERNGEGLMLRKITSRYQAGRSNDLLKLKRHHDAEATVIGYKSGTGKYKGMMGSILVHTEEGVEFYIGSGFSDKMRLSPPEIGSRITFRYNGFTQNGKPKFARFVREKSEY is encoded by the coding sequence ATGAGGCTAACCAAACTGGCTATAGCGACTTTATGGGCGTGTTCGCTTTCATCTCATTCATACAATTTACCGCCAGAAAATTTAGTATTGGCAAACACATACCAGCAAGGTATTAATGTTTCTGAATATTGGAAAAGTGAAAAGCTCGATGGGATTCGGGCGCTGTGGGATGGTAACCATCTCTATACTCGTAACGGAAACCAGATTTATGCACCAACGTGGTTTACTGAACAGCTACCAAAGGTCCGCCTTGAAGGGGAGTTATGGGCCGGTAGAGGCAAGTTCCATTTAGTGCAATCGACTGTTCTTGATCATACCCCTAGTGATACTGCATGGCGTGAAATAAAATTCATGTTATTCGATATGCCGGGAGCGGCGGGAGATTACCAAAAACGCTACTATAATATCTTGCATTGGGTGAGTCTAATTGACGAGTCTCATGTGGGTTATATTGAACATGTCCCAATCAAAAATGAAAAGGCGTTATTTCATCAGTTAGACAATATCGATGAACGTAACGGGGAAGGTTTGATGCTCCGCAAGATCACAAGTCGTTATCAGGCAGGTCGAAGTAATGATCTTCTAAAACTGAAAAGGCATCATGATGCGGAAGCAACAGTCATTGGTTACAAAAGTGGTACAGGAAAATACAAGGGGATGATGGGTTCAATTTTGGTCCACACGGAAGAGGGGGTTGAGTTCTATATCGGTAGTGGATTTAGCGATAAAATGAGACTGTCACCTCCTGAAATCGGCAGCAGGATTACCTTTCGTTATAATGGCTTTACGCAAAATGGAAAACCGAAGTTTGCCCGCTTCGTTCGAGAGAAGAGTGAATATTAG
- a CDS encoding OmpA family protein has protein sequence MKILKNYIGLSLSFLVLGCTSYPEQGTGGLAESYDSINYQNSDLSPVMPDEPLGPEHGLRFDWQLAKLHLNALIQEGARWCFPAAVLQAIEKQNRIARELQGGLLLDAANDLVIQRKRLNELELQLDYVTSQARCEPPKNESQFRMQLSMIELLYDLLNVDNQFAKNSTEVNPKYMGHLAEAANILKQNESLDLIVTGHADASGSETYNNKLALGRAKQVERYLTIFGLSPQRIKAVSVGETVPLFEGENDETRLTNRRVSIEVISHENAAKMGGAL, from the coding sequence ATGAAAATACTGAAAAATTATATAGGCCTTTCTCTGTCTTTTCTTGTTCTTGGTTGTACAAGCTACCCGGAGCAAGGCACGGGGGGATTGGCTGAAAGTTATGATTCCATTAACTATCAAAATTCAGATTTATCGCCAGTCATGCCTGACGAACCACTCGGCCCAGAACACGGCTTACGCTTTGATTGGCAATTAGCAAAACTGCACCTAAATGCCTTAATTCAGGAAGGCGCTCGTTGGTGCTTTCCTGCTGCGGTACTTCAAGCCATCGAAAAGCAAAACCGAATTGCACGCGAACTGCAAGGTGGGTTGTTGTTAGATGCTGCTAACGATTTGGTTATTCAAAGAAAACGCCTTAATGAACTTGAGCTCCAACTTGATTACGTGACCTCACAGGCTCGTTGTGAACCTCCTAAGAATGAAAGTCAATTCCGTATGCAACTGTCGATGATTGAGCTGTTGTATGACCTACTCAATGTCGACAATCAATTCGCGAAAAACTCTACCGAAGTAAATCCTAAGTACATGGGACACCTCGCTGAGGCGGCCAATATTTTAAAGCAAAATGAATCGCTAGACCTCATTGTTACGGGGCATGCAGACGCAAGCGGATCAGAAACTTACAACAACAAACTGGCGCTCGGCCGTGCTAAACAAGTTGAGCGTTACCTCACTATCTTTGGGTTAAGCCCACAACGAATCAAAGCCGTGTCAGTCGGTGAAACAGTACCACTTTTCGAAGGTGAGAATGACGAAACACGTTTAACCAATCGTCGGGTAAGCATTGAAGTGATCTCGCATGAAAATGCGGCGAAAATGGGAGGCGCACTATGA
- a CDS encoding tyrosine-protein kinase family protein, whose amino-acid sequence MTISATHAEVEQLYLASELNGQRSICVTACQSGDGVTSIATALAERFLLAGHSTLYVDLNLFNPGFKDVNMLEEDQSGQLIEHIESQRMFLGVPAPQLASAQLAYKDPSTLQKAVTQWLHSYDRVIVDTSPLLNINKGNIPAQSVASACDCALLVVAYGETSTHHLEQAKQLLDAKSISLMGCVMNMKQHPSFAQELVRQINRMKFIPKKIRDNLANKLHRNEFLNLSM is encoded by the coding sequence ATGACTATTTCAGCCACGCATGCCGAAGTTGAACAATTGTATTTAGCTTCGGAACTTAATGGTCAGCGTTCGATTTGTGTTACGGCTTGTCAATCTGGTGACGGTGTAACATCTATCGCCACTGCACTTGCAGAACGTTTTTTGTTGGCAGGTCACTCTACGCTTTACGTAGACCTTAACCTGTTTAATCCTGGGTTTAAGGATGTAAACATGCTTGAAGAAGATCAGTCAGGCCAACTTATAGAGCACATAGAGTCACAACGTATGTTCCTTGGGGTCCCGGCCCCACAATTGGCGTCTGCTCAACTGGCATACAAAGATCCTTCGACGCTTCAAAAAGCAGTAACCCAATGGCTGCACAGCTATGATCGTGTCATCGTCGATACCTCACCACTACTGAATATCAACAAAGGCAATATCCCAGCTCAATCCGTCGCAAGTGCTTGTGATTGTGCATTACTGGTTGTCGCCTATGGTGAAACGTCAACTCATCATCTAGAGCAAGCTAAGCAACTACTCGACGCAAAAAGTATCTCTCTCATGGGCTGCGTAATGAATATGAAACAACATCCTAGTTTCGCTCAAGAGCTCGTTAGGCAGATCAATCGGATGAAGTTCATTCCAAAAAAAATTCGCGATAACTTGGCGAATAAGCTGCATCGTAATGAATTCTTAAACCTGTCGATGTAA
- a CDS encoding CPXCG motif-containing cysteine-rich protein — MHKYTEKHVSCPHCGHAINITLDASNGSQEFYDDCPVCCNPIHLDMQVDEIRDKISLSIDADDEQVF; from the coding sequence ATGCATAAATACACCGAAAAACATGTCTCCTGCCCGCATTGTGGGCACGCCATCAATATAACGCTTGATGCGTCCAACGGCAGCCAGGAATTTTATGACGATTGTCCTGTGTGTTGCAATCCGATTCACTTAGATATGCAGGTCGACGAGATAAGAGACAAAATAAGCCTATCCATTGACGCTGATGACGAGCAGGTGTTTTGA
- a CDS encoding STAS domain-containing protein encodes MELRKIDLDTTTLTLSIFGNLDAAGSREAQADIDDVISNYGHQEIEVDFSQVQFLDSSGVGAIVYMFKRLTERERNMRLENVSGQPLEIMQLLRIGHAIPVNSKNPTNS; translated from the coding sequence ATGGAATTACGTAAAATTGACTTAGACACTACAACACTGACTCTTTCTATTTTTGGCAACTTAGACGCAGCAGGTAGCCGCGAGGCGCAAGCCGATATTGATGATGTTATTTCAAATTATGGGCATCAAGAAATCGAAGTGGATTTTAGCCAAGTTCAGTTTCTTGATTCATCAGGTGTAGGTGCCATTGTTTATATGTTCAAACGTCTTACGGAGCGAGAAAGAAATATGCGTTTAGAAAATGTCTCAGGACAACCTCTTGAAATTATGCAGCTACTTCGCATTGGCCACGCGATCCCAGTTAACTCAAAAAATCCTACTAATTCATGA
- a CDS encoding fructosamine kinase family protein codes for MWQAISQQLSDTLLFSFQITERTKLSGGDINDCYMISDGNERYFVKVNQREFLPKFEIEAENLRLLRETSTVYVPELVLIGKTKECSFIILNYLPTKPLETGNNSFDFGVQLARLHQWGEQKEFGCDQDNYIGSTLQPNPWHKKWGRFFSEQRIGFQLQLLKEKGIKFGDIDELVDVVNMRLAGHNPRPSLLHGDLWYGNVANSAFGPICYDPACYWGDHECDLALTELFEGFPKEFYEGYQSVSTLDIGYTDRKDIYNLYHLLNHCNQFGGHYLAQTEACIQKIQAV; via the coding sequence ATGTGGCAAGCCATTTCTCAACAGCTTTCAGATACACTTCTATTTAGCTTCCAGATTACTGAACGCACCAAGCTCTCTGGTGGCGACATTAATGATTGCTATATGATAAGTGATGGTAACGAGCGTTACTTTGTGAAAGTGAATCAGCGAGAATTTTTACCAAAGTTCGAAATTGAAGCCGAGAACTTGCGTTTGTTGAGAGAGACCTCCACGGTTTATGTTCCCGAACTCGTACTTATTGGTAAAACTAAAGAGTGCTCATTCATCATTCTTAATTACTTACCAACCAAGCCGCTAGAAACTGGCAATAATAGCTTTGATTTCGGCGTTCAACTTGCTCGACTTCATCAATGGGGTGAACAGAAAGAATTTGGTTGCGATCAAGACAATTACATCGGTAGTACACTGCAGCCTAATCCTTGGCATAAGAAGTGGGGGCGATTTTTCTCAGAACAACGCATTGGTTTTCAACTGCAACTGTTGAAAGAAAAAGGCATTAAATTCGGTGACATTGATGAACTCGTTGATGTTGTTAATATGCGCCTCGCAGGCCACAACCCTCGCCCTTCTTTGCTTCATGGTGATCTTTGGTATGGCAATGTTGCGAACTCTGCTTTTGGTCCAATCTGTTATGATCCAGCCTGTTATTGGGGTGATCATGAATGTGACTTAGCATTAACAGAGTTGTTCGAGGGGTTTCCAAAAGAATTTTATGAAGGCTATCAAAGCGTCAGTACACTCGATATTGGCTATACTGATCGCAAAGACATTTACAATTTGTACCACCTGCTTAATCACTGTAATCAATTTGGCGGTCATTATTTGGCACAAACCGAAGCGTGTATTCAGAAAATTCAGGCCGTTTAA
- a CDS encoding SLBB domain-containing protein, with translation MKILLTFIITISLCFAATINAEDKFSGAVQVGDLIQVNLPGEVTLNTGFQVDKRGRITLPEVGTIFVAGYDNDQLNQVVLEALASAYKDLTNASVYVKEQQIIIAVQGYVEKPGEYTLSLGSSIQMALYAAGGLRPGAQLDKLILKRGAGKTEFNYKRFLDSGDESTLPTLQSLDSLFVPASPLVGNIEQEFDAAKLANSGDSADSRNAIKVFGEVNAPGSFTYKENADLVDVLMRSGGVTRYAGVEQIRVISNNTPTLLNLKRYLDSGDESLLPVLQPGSTIFVPKQEEEIKSGANTVYVMGEVAAPGAFEGKKDATFMDILANAGGPTRFAESRQIRVIKSNGRVLKFDLAAYTEGISDSAPPSIQAGDAIFVPEKTDMNEKSWLKITPNRAVNVIGEVNRPGRIEWSDEMNFMGLLAHVGGPTLRADTSKIEVVTGRKLVVFNLDEFIKNGAPRDQMPSIRAGSIVRVHDLPQDPSDNKSQWVRQSSDASIYVFGQVNSPGRYRFTKDMHFLDILSAADGPAKGADIHNIRVTHRDKTYSQVSKLNLSVYFETGDESLLPNVTTGDTIYIPEKNKNWLDTPKEATVRVLGAINNPGRYVFNDNMTILDILAEAAGPTDNAYVEKITIVNMSCCQGQARTFNLIEFSKTANIYNLPVLRAGDTIYIPDRRESFLEKARVGLDDILRLTTTIVLIGAL, from the coding sequence ATGAAAATACTACTGACGTTTATTATTACCATCTCGCTATGCTTTGCAGCCACAATCAATGCAGAAGACAAATTTTCAGGTGCAGTACAAGTGGGCGATCTTATTCAAGTCAATTTACCCGGAGAAGTCACCTTGAATACAGGTTTTCAGGTTGACAAGCGCGGGCGAATCACTCTTCCGGAAGTGGGTACAATTTTTGTCGCGGGTTACGATAACGACCAGTTGAATCAAGTCGTGCTTGAAGCACTAGCCTCCGCATATAAAGATCTAACTAACGCTTCAGTTTACGTGAAAGAGCAGCAAATCATTATCGCTGTTCAAGGCTACGTAGAAAAGCCAGGTGAATACACATTGTCATTGGGCTCTAGTATTCAAATGGCATTGTATGCTGCAGGTGGTCTGCGTCCGGGCGCACAATTAGACAAACTTATCTTAAAACGCGGGGCTGGTAAGACAGAGTTTAACTATAAACGTTTCCTTGATTCTGGTGATGAATCTACCTTACCAACGCTTCAATCGCTCGATTCTTTGTTTGTTCCAGCTTCTCCGTTAGTAGGCAACATCGAGCAAGAGTTTGATGCTGCAAAACTTGCTAACTCTGGCGACAGTGCCGATTCTCGCAACGCCATTAAGGTGTTTGGTGAAGTGAACGCACCTGGCTCATTTACTTACAAAGAGAACGCCGACTTAGTTGATGTACTGATGCGTTCTGGTGGTGTAACCCGCTATGCCGGCGTCGAACAAATCCGCGTAATTTCGAACAACACACCGACCCTGCTTAACCTTAAGCGCTACCTAGACTCTGGAGATGAAAGCTTGTTGCCCGTCCTCCAACCCGGCTCAACCATTTTTGTACCGAAACAAGAAGAAGAGATTAAATCTGGTGCGAATACCGTTTACGTCATGGGAGAAGTAGCAGCACCTGGTGCTTTTGAAGGTAAAAAAGACGCGACATTTATGGATATTCTTGCGAATGCTGGTGGCCCGACTCGATTTGCTGAGTCTAGACAAATCCGTGTTATCAAATCCAATGGCCGTGTACTTAAATTTGACTTAGCAGCCTATACTGAAGGCATATCAGATTCAGCTCCCCCTTCAATTCAGGCGGGTGACGCGATTTTCGTTCCTGAAAAAACCGATATGAATGAGAAGTCTTGGTTGAAAATTACGCCCAATAGAGCCGTTAATGTTATTGGAGAGGTGAATCGCCCCGGTCGTATCGAATGGTCAGATGAAATGAATTTCATGGGTTTGTTAGCTCATGTGGGAGGCCCAACTCTACGTGCAGACACGTCAAAAATTGAGGTGGTGACAGGCAGAAAACTGGTTGTGTTTAACCTTGATGAATTTATTAAAAACGGCGCCCCACGAGATCAGATGCCCTCCATTAGAGCGGGTTCAATCGTTCGTGTTCATGACTTACCACAAGATCCTTCAGACAATAAATCACAATGGGTTCGTCAAAGCTCAGATGCTTCGATCTACGTTTTTGGTCAAGTGAATTCCCCCGGTCGTTACCGTTTTACCAAGGACATGCACTTCTTAGACATATTGTCTGCCGCTGATGGCCCAGCTAAAGGTGCCGATATACACAATATTAGAGTGACACATCGTGACAAAACCTATTCGCAAGTAAGCAAGCTAAACTTATCCGTTTACTTTGAAACTGGTGATGAATCATTGCTGCCAAACGTGACCACTGGTGACACCATTTACATTCCAGAGAAAAACAAGAATTGGTTAGATACGCCAAAAGAAGCAACCGTTCGAGTGCTGGGCGCTATCAACAACCCTGGTCGTTATGTGTTCAACGACAATATGACTATCCTTGATATATTGGCAGAAGCAGCAGGCCCTACCGACAATGCTTACGTAGAAAAAATTACCATCGTCAATATGTCTTGCTGCCAAGGCCAAGCACGCACCTTCAACCTTATCGAGTTCAGTAAAACCGCGAATATTTACAATTTACCGGTATTGCGCGCGGGTGACACCATTTACATTCCTGACCGTCGTGAAAGTTTTCTTGAAAAAGCCCGTGTAGGGTTAGATGACATTCTTCGTCTCACGACCACCATCGTTCTTATAGGAGCTTTATAA
- a CDS encoding MATE family efflux transporter, translated as MHRYKEEASNLIKLATPVLIASVAQTGMGFVDTVMAGGVSAIDMAAVSIAASIWLPSILFGVGLLMALVPVVAQLNGSGRQVKIPYEIQQGAVLALLISLPIIGVLFQTQAILELMDIEALMAQKTIGYMHAVMFAVPAFLLFQTLRSFTDGMSLTKPAMVIGFIGLLLNIPLNWMFVYGKLGAPALGGVGCGVATAIVYWIMFALLFAYILTSKRLAKINIFGQFHKPELKAQIRLFKLGFPVAAALFFEVTLFAVVALLVAPLGSLVVAAHQVAINFSTLVFMIPMSIGAAVSIRVGHKLGENNTEGAKIATHVGIIVGLVTAFMTAALTVLFREQVSLLYTENTAVITIAMQLLIFAAVYQCTDAIQVIAAGALRGYKDMRSIFNITFIAYWLLGLPTGYILGMTDWLVEPMGAHGFWIGFIIGLTSAAMMLGMRLHWMHKQDDVVQLEFSSR; from the coding sequence GTGCATCGTTACAAAGAAGAAGCCTCAAATCTAATCAAACTTGCGACCCCTGTATTGATCGCATCCGTAGCACAGACCGGAATGGGTTTCGTCGATACCGTGATGGCCGGTGGCGTGAGTGCCATTGACATGGCCGCAGTATCAATAGCTGCGAGTATTTGGCTTCCTTCGATCTTGTTCGGTGTAGGCTTATTGATGGCATTAGTCCCAGTGGTTGCTCAACTTAATGGCTCAGGTCGTCAAGTTAAAATTCCATACGAAATTCAACAAGGCGCGGTGCTGGCGTTGTTGATATCACTGCCGATCATTGGCGTACTTTTTCAAACTCAAGCCATACTTGAGCTAATGGACATTGAAGCCTTGATGGCTCAAAAAACCATTGGCTATATGCATGCGGTAATGTTTGCGGTGCCTGCTTTCTTACTTTTTCAAACCTTAAGAAGTTTTACTGACGGTATGTCTTTAACCAAACCGGCAATGGTGATTGGTTTTATTGGTTTGTTGCTAAACATCCCGCTTAACTGGATGTTTGTATACGGTAAGCTTGGAGCTCCTGCTCTGGGTGGTGTTGGTTGTGGCGTAGCAACGGCTATCGTTTATTGGATAATGTTTGCTCTACTATTTGCATACATACTCACTTCGAAGCGTCTCGCGAAGATCAACATCTTTGGTCAATTCCATAAACCTGAGTTAAAAGCACAAATCCGTTTATTTAAGCTAGGTTTTCCTGTAGCCGCGGCACTTTTCTTTGAAGTGACCTTGTTTGCGGTGGTTGCTCTTCTGGTCGCTCCATTAGGTTCATTAGTGGTTGCAGCGCATCAAGTCGCCATTAACTTCTCGACTTTGGTGTTTATGATTCCAATGAGTATCGGCGCTGCTGTGAGTATTCGTGTGGGACATAAACTCGGCGAGAATAATACCGAAGGCGCTAAGATTGCGACCCATGTAGGGATTATTGTTGGTTTGGTTACCGCCTTTATGACCGCAGCATTGACGGTGTTGTTTAGAGAACAAGTATCATTATTGTATACAGAAAACACCGCAGTGATCACCATTGCCATGCAGCTTCTTATTTTTGCCGCGGTATATCAATGTACTGATGCTATTCAAGTGATCGCGGCGGGTGCATTACGTGGATATAAAGACATGCGTTCTATTTTTAACATAACCTTTATTGCGTATTGGTTACTTGGTCTACCGACGGGTTATATTCTTGGGATGACGGATTGGCTTGTGGAACCAATGGGGGCTCACGGCTTCTGGATTGGTTTCATTATCGGACTCACTTCAGCCGCAATGATGCTTGGTATGCGCCTGCACTGGATGCACAAGCAAGATGACGTTGTACAGTTAGAATTTAGTTCTCGTTAA
- a CDS encoding riboflavin synthase has protein sequence MFTGIVQGMATLVAINKKELFQTHTIELTDEMIEGLVIGASLAHNGCCLTVTEISGNHVAFDLMQATLRLTNLGQLNVGDQVNVERAAKFGDEIGGHSMSGHIALMAKLVEVITTENNRTLWFELPETSMKYVLSKGYIGLDGCSLTIGEVKDNRFSVHLIPETLNRTLFGGRKVGDDVNIEFDPQTQAIVDTVERVLANQK, from the coding sequence ATGTTTACAGGTATCGTTCAAGGAATGGCAACATTGGTTGCTATAAATAAAAAAGAGTTGTTTCAGACTCATACCATTGAGCTAACAGATGAAATGATTGAAGGATTAGTGATTGGCGCTTCATTAGCCCATAACGGTTGTTGCTTGACTGTCACTGAAATTTCAGGAAACCATGTCGCATTTGATTTAATGCAAGCAACGTTGAGGTTAACGAACCTTGGTCAATTGAATGTTGGAGATCAAGTAAATGTAGAGCGTGCAGCCAAGTTTGGCGATGAAATTGGTGGTCACAGTATGTCTGGGCATATTGCTCTTATGGCTAAACTGGTCGAAGTGATCACAACTGAAAACAATCGTACGCTATGGTTCGAATTGCCAGAAACATCAATGAAATATGTACTAAGTAAAGGCTACATTGGTTTAGATGGGTGTTCATTGACTATTGGTGAAGTTAAAGACAATCGTTTCTCTGTGCATTTAATACCAGAAACATTAAACCGAACTCTATTTGGTGGTCGTAAAGTAGGGGATGATGTAAATATTGAATTCGACCCTCAAACACAAGCCATTGTCGATACCGTTGAACGCGTACTAGCTAATCAGAAATAG
- a CDS encoding Hpt domain-containing protein, with the protein MDNSTLASDTSAEVGAELVDERIIKQLIHDTSAEVIPILIDHYVEESRTRLAAIRHAATNNDAQALEFEVHTIGSTALVLGNRPLSVLSRTLEKQCLEQEYDAAFLRVEELLELADRSIKALLKRKNEGFS; encoded by the coding sequence GTGGACAACTCGACTTTAGCTTCAGACACCTCTGCAGAAGTGGGTGCAGAACTTGTTGATGAGCGAATTATAAAACAGCTAATTCATGACACAAGTGCGGAGGTTATCCCTATTCTAATCGATCACTATGTTGAAGAATCACGCACGCGCTTAGCCGCCATTAGACATGCCGCCACCAATAACGACGCACAAGCCCTCGAATTTGAAGTACACACTATAGGCAGTACGGCATTGGTGTTAGGCAACCGCCCTCTATCAGTGCTGTCTCGAACTTTAGAAAAACAATGTCTAGAGCAAGAGTATGATGCCGCCTTTCTTAGGGTTGAAGAGTTGTTAGAGCTCGCAGACCGTTCAATTAAGGCTTTACTGAAAAGAAAAAACGAAGGCTTTAGTTAA